One Camelus ferus isolate YT-003-E chromosome 31, BCGSAC_Cfer_1.0, whole genome shotgun sequence genomic window, CCTCGGGCTCTTACACCCGCTGTCCACCTGGAAAGCTTGCCTTCAGCCTCACCATTCACTCTGCTTTCTGGCCCGCACCTCTGCACCCTCCCCTGGTCCGCTTCCTCTCTCTTGGCATCCGCAGGGGAAGGAGAGCCTCAGAGACAATCAGGACGGCCACGGTGCACCGGGCTGAGGGCACAGCTTCCAGAAAAGCCAAATGCCctctattttaaaacttgagttgGGGGTGAATTAGGGTCAAGCAGGAAAACATTCTTAAGCTTAAAACAGAAACTTCAGAGTCTTAAGAAAACAGCCCTAGACCCTTACCCCACTGGCCCTCTTGCACCAGCCTGCATTCTTCCGCTCTCGGGCTTCTACAGGTAAGGAGACTAAGGGTCAGCAGGGCAAAGCGACTAGTCCAAGCCACGCAGGGagtgagaggcagggctggagtccACGGCTTGGTGCCTGGCCAGTGCCACGCAGTCAACTGATGGTGAGATGGTTGCCTCAGGAAGGACAGCCAGCACCAGGTCCTTAAGAACAATGTCCCATCTCACTGTCCTAGACCAGCATGTGCCCTGCACGAGGGCTGAAATCCACCCCGGCTCCCTTCGCAAGTACCTCCTCATGCCAGCCAAAGGGAGAGGGGCCGTTTTCACTTCTCATCTGCTCATCAAGCTGTGTGCCTGCCTGGAGTGGGCAACTTCCAGTTTCCAGAAGGGCACGGTAAGGACTGGTGGTGTCCCATGCCTTGGGCTCCATGTAGCTTTGGCCAGCTCAGAAGCCAGCAGCAGCCTGGGCCGGGGgcaccctgcccccttcctcctgccagacCACCTCACCCGCCCCAGTAACTCCCTTACTGGGAGCAGCTGCATCTTCCCGCTTCCTCTTCccgcttcctccctcccctactccctcctgcctccctcccagtcaCATAGGGACACCTGCCTTCACACGGAAGCGACCTTTCATCTGCAGGTCCAGAAAAGCTGCTCACTTGCCCATCAAGAACTCATCTCTAGCCAACACCTCTCAAAATGTGTTTGGAGGATGCTAATAAGggagtggcaggggaggggggaatgCCAGGAGAAATTCTGCAGTTAAACAAGTttaggaaatgaataaaattaaatgcatttctttctcacagGACTTTGTAGAGCCTTTAAGGGGCTCACGTGCGCACTGACTCCCAAGAGGGAGCTTGGAACTCCGTGACTCCGAAACCATCTGACCACAGCCTCGTTTGTAGGCCAGAATGCAAGCTTCCCTGGGTTAGGAATTTCTCTGTGTTTCCACCAATGCGTCCCCAGAGCCTAGGAGGGTGCTTGACACAAAACAGCCACTCCATCAATATTGCAGGAATGACCACAGGCCTCAGGGTCAAAGAAGGGAATTCAGGGCATCGAGTCtgaccctgaggcccagagagtggaAGGGGGCCTGATCCAAAGTGACACAGCAGAGGTGGGACTAACCCAGAcctccctgccaccctgcccAGGACTCCTCTTTGCACCGTGTGGGTGGTCCTCCAATCTTTGTGTGCAGCGGATCCCTGAGGGCTTCTTAAAACTCAGATTGgagtccccaccccagccccataCCCCTGtgtctgattcagtaagtctagGCTGGGGCCTGAAAATacgcatttctaacaagttccaaGGTTCTGCTGCTGGTTTGAGAGCCACTCCCAGTACCACCCGCCTCTCCCCTTTGCCCCGGTTTCAGACACCGGGtgggaggaggccagggtggaCCAAGTTCTTCCCAGCTGACCTCAGCCCAGAGCTCTCCCAGAGAAGGCCCCCAGGCTCAAACATGCCAGGTCTTGCTAGAACCATGGCTTTCCCATCTCCAGCGCTCGGTGTTCTCTGATCTAAAACCTACCCTACCCTACCTCTGACATCCAGCAAAATTCCTGCCGAAGCCTCCCCAGGCCACCCCAGCCCACACTCATCTGTCCCCTCCCAGAACGCCTCCTGCTTTTATAATTAAGACCATACTGCTGTTCGGTGCTTAATTGTTCCAAATTGTTTCGCATGTTTATTTTATCTCTACaactacattttaaattctttaaatactGGATCTCATGGAATACATGCATCTCTATGCCCTCATTGCCTGGAGGGCCACTGGGGGCCCCCTACACTGCAGCAGGTCACCAGGGAGCCCCTATTATGCAGCCCCCAGAGGACCCggctccttccttctccagagCCCCCAGTTTCCAGTACCGTCCCCCAGACATCTCCAAAGGCTCTGCTTTCTGGAATGCAGACTCAACCCGAGGTAGGATTCCAGCAGCTGGGCCACATCCCTTTCACCCCAAAGGCTGGACATGCCCCCACTAACTCTGCCCCCAGCAGCTGTGACCCAGGACTGTGGGCtgcctcactccctcacctccccacccccgcccttaGCGAAGAGAAACACCACCAAAGGGCTGTCACTCGTGGACAGTGGGACCTGGCAGGGGGTccaggggaaagggcagggaggaggggcagacagAGAGTAAGCCAAGCGCAGCTGGAAGCAGAACCACAGGCCCGCTGGTGGTTCTGGGGCTGAGTCAGAAGAGGAAGATGGGGCATGGGGGATGGGAGTTGGGGGCGGGCATGGGGCTTGGAATGGGGCGGAATGTGTTCAAGAGATGCAGTCAGAGCCAAAGGGAATAATcccaacaacagcagcaaaactATTTCGGTCCTGGCCCAAGAGAAACACTTGGGAAGGGAGGAAGCCAGCAGCAAGGGGGAGGCGGCGGCGAGTGGGGGTGTGAGAGGTAGAAGGCCACCTGGgactggccaggctgggctggtgcTGCGAGGCTGACCCACCAACGGACTGATGGCCTCCGGGCTCAGGAGAGGAGCGTGCCCGTTGCTAGGAGACCAAGGTGCTGGCTGCCCAGGTGGGAGcagcctcctgcagccccacGGGCACCACTAGCAACTGGCCACGTCGGAGGCTCTTTCCTTCCTGGAGGAACCCTTACCTGTCGGCTTCCGGGGCGACCCCCATAGGACAAGTGGTCCTCAGCAGCGAGTCCCGGGGAGTGGGTCAGGCTCTGGAAACTGAAGTGGGGAGAAGGACGTGTGCCAGGGCCCCCTTCGACTGCCCCAAGGAAACACAAGTGACCCCCGGGGCCCCCTAAACCCAGCTACAGAGGCTTTGAGGCTGGGCCTGAACTTGGTGGCCAGGGCGTCCACTCCCTGCGCTCACCTGTGACTGgtcacagcctctccagtgaGGGCGTGTgggctgctggtgggcagggtaGAGAAGGGGCTGCCTGGCCGGGGGCTGAGGGAGGCCGGGCTGGAGCAAGGTGACCGCAGGGAGGACTGGCTGTCTATGTGCGTTCTCCTGGGGCCCTGTGGAGAGAGGGGCCaggaagagctggggaggggacctCCCCCAGTCCTTGCCCCTCAGGCCCCACCTCACTACTCCCGTGGCGCTCCCAGCAGGAGGCACATCCTACCTGGAAGCGAGTGGCCAGCACCTCCACGGAGCTTTCCCCATTGGTCTGCCCGGGAGAGGCAGCCTGGGACctgaggagaggacagagggaggcgAGGGTCACCGGGGTCCTGGAACCCCATCAAGATGCAGATCCCAGCTGTCCCCACACTGGGGTCTTAAGATTAGGAAAAAGTTCAAAACATGCAGACATCAAGCAGCCAACTTTTAACTTTGCCAAATTCACAACAAACAACTATCATCAACAGCCAccatcatttcttaaaaaaagaaaaggacagtgtagaaccaagaaagagaaaggatgtaATTTCAGCAAAAAGTTcaataaattcagttttattaaaaacttctCACATTATCACCCCTACCCCTGCCtcgcctttcttttcttttctttttttgcattttgtccACTCTTTCACTGGTCAGCACCAGTTTATAGGCCAGTTTGGCTGGAGGTTGCTGATGAGGTATAAATAATCCTTTATCTTTCACtcctggagaaactgaagcccagaaattGCCCAAATTCCTAAAGACCGACAATGGCTGGGCCAGCTGACCCTGTCCCCAGCCAGAGGCCTGTCCCCACCAGCTCCGCTGCTGACAGTGGAAATACCTCTGAGAGATTCACTCCCTGCCCCTTCTGAAGACCTCTCCCCCATAAAACAAGGGGTGGAGACAGTCCCCTTCCTGAAGGACCTGGAGAAGGAGGtggcccagctcccccaccccatcaccaaggttcttcctcccctgccccccagggaCCCTCCTCCAAAGCCCTTCCCAGTAGAACCTGGCTGGAGCCTAAACAGGAGGCCACtggagggctgggagctggctgaGGGTGAGGAATGAGCCCACCGTGTCCCATACCCACTACACCATTCCTGGGTGTCTGGCCACTTCCAGAGAGGTCAGCAGAAACCTCAGACACCACATACCACGCCAGCCACAGCCTCCCAGGGGAGAGTGTGGGGCCAGAGTGAGGGGAGCTTAAGCTTTGGCTCCTCCCGCCCAgagccctgcttcctgcctgggaCTTCTGAGTGCCTGAGAGGTCTCCTGGGAGTGCAGTTCTAGGAGGTTAGGAGGAGTTTGGGCAAAAGCAAGGAGATGGGGAGCCTTGACCTGCCCAATGTGGAGCCAGAGGCCTGGGGGTACTACGCCAAGCCCGCCTCCCTGATGGGGCTGCGTCCCTTCAAGAGGGACCTGAGAGGGAGTGACGGTGTCAgcagctccctgcccctcccccgccccactcTGCAGCTTCTTGTAGGTTTTGGTCCCCTTCCCAGATGCCATGAGCTattctccaccctcctcctctgggTCCCACTCCTGCAAACACTCATGAGCCTGAGTGGCATGAGGCAGTCACTGAAGGGGCGGGGGCTGCGAGAGCACCTGAGCGTCGTAGGAGCCAGCTTCTGCAGCACTGTGGGGCGGTGGGGCTGAGGTGagggcctggagcccaggcccaGAGGGAGGCTGGCTGTGGGGGCGGGGCGTAAGTGCAGGAGGTACTCAGCTCAGGTTCAAGCCCCCGCCCAGCGGGCTCTCCTGGCTGGGGGATCTCCCAGCATTCCAGTCTTGTGACTCACTGGGATGCCCCACCCCGGGGAGCCACCTGTCCCCCTCCCGACCCAGACCTCCAGGCTGAAGCCTCAGGAGCTTGGGAATCGGCCTCCACCAGCAGGGCCCCGACAGGCAATGGGGAGCAATGGAGGGGCTCTGTGGGAAGTGAGCCCCCAGACTCCTCACCCCCTCCAGGATCTGAACAAaggccctcccctctcctcttggAGGCAGGAGCTCTGGAGACCCAGCCTTACGCACACCTTTCTCCTCTTCAGCCCACTTCATGTCCACGCCCTGTACCCCACACACTTGGGAACCAGTCAAACTCGGGAGTCCAGGTGGCTGATGCCAGCCTGCCCTGCCAGTGACAGCACGCCCAGCTGGGCACAGCCCACCCTGCTGCAACCCCAGAGCCCAGGACCTTCTCACAGACAAGCCATAAGGGCTGGGAAGGCCAGGTTGAGGCCAAGGGCCGGAGGTGAGTGGCCACTGTGCAGTGGGCTGGCAGAGGGCAGAAGAATGCTGGCAGGCCCAGCAGAGGTGGAGGGCCTACCGGTCCAGCTGCAGCCTCAGGGGTGAGGGGCTCTGGCGGATCTTGCTCTGGGCCTCGGCATGAAGCATGCCCTCTGCACTCTCCCCATTGATGGCTACAATAATGTCACCAGGCCGGAGGTCAGCAGCCTCAGCCTTGCCCCTCTCGGTTACCTGTAGGGGAGGAGAATCAGGCAGTCAGAGGTGACACTCGGTAAGGATGGAGGAGAAGAGATTTCCCTGTCCTGCCCAAGAAACACAGAAGCTGGTCTGAACCAGGCTGgcctgccaccccccccccccttcaacatctctctccctgcccactgGTGTCCACCCAGCTAATCAGTTAATCCCCTCCAAAAGCTGGAGTGTTGGCCCCCCTGCCCCCGACCCCAGCACTGGCATTCCAACGGTGCCTCTCAAAGAATgtgaaatgacagaatttcagGAACTGTGCTTGGAAACACTTTTGGACAGAGAGCCCTGCCCATGCAAATCAAATCATGCAGGTGCTGCCTGCGGGCAGGCCCCCTGTATGAACACTccggcctgggcctgggtcaAGGGCAAGGTGCCAAGAGCTCAGAGCTCCTGTTTTAGTATCCACCCAAAATGGCTGCCAGCAGGTATGGGGTTGGTGACCCAGGAGAAATGAGCAGGCCCTGCACTTGGCCCAGCTCCCTTTCACTCCCTAGAAGCCTGTTCCTGAAGTGGCCACCACATCCCGATGGTAACggggccccagccctcccccagccaACCAACCCAGAAGCAGGCCTCTGTTtcagaacaaaaaaagagaaaggtgtCTGTGAGGCCTCGGTGGACAGGGCAGACCCTGACTTTGGAGGTACCTCCCGATCTCCCAGAACTAGCCCTTACCTTGGTCACTATGATAGGCGTGTGGAAATCCCTGCCCCCGGAGATGCGGAAGCCCCAGGGCGCTGGCCCCACCACATCCACTGTCAGCGCCATACCTGATGAAGAAAGCATGGAGAGATGGAGCCTGCCCCTTGCTCCCCAAGGGATGCTGTGAGGTGGCAAGAGAAGGGGGTGACAGGTCCTTGGAGCAGCcagtcaggggctggagggggtgtggaggagggTAGAGGAAGTGACTCCCTCCCGCATGCCCCAGTTTCACTTCCCCCCACCCTGGGAAGTCAGGACTCTGAGTTCCCCCTTTCCGTCTTCAGCAGAGTGGCTCCCTGGAGGCAGGTTGTCGGGGTGCTAGACAGGAGCTTGCTGAGAACAAGGGACCGGCAAGGCTGGCAGGTGGTAGATGTCAGCatttcctccctgtcccctcctccaccaTCAGGGCTAAGTCCCACTAGTGCTTGCTTCCTGTCCCCAAAACCGACAGCACAAGgtacttcctctctgctctggggGAGGGCAGCGCTGTGGGAACAAAAGtgacagcacagaagagggtgGCACTGTCACAGTCTTTCAAGTAGTTGGCTGGTTGTGGGGAGAGCATCTGGCTGAGTGAGGCCAGGGTCTTCCAAAGGGCCTCCTGACTGCCCGCCCGACCCCCTGGTGATGTGGTCCAGGCCAGGGAGACTgggcttcccacctcccccaggggcCTGCTGCTCTCTGAACAGCTCCAGCAAGAAGGCCAGTCTTATCTGCCAAGCTGGGCACACCCACCCCAGAGTGCTGGCCAGCAGGGCGAGCTGACTGATGCTGCCTGCGAGCCAGGGCCACAGGCCCCCCATCCACTGCCCCTCTGCTGCGCACGGGAATGTCCCTGTGGACTAGGCCCTTATAGGATTTCCTGAACCTCTCGTTCTGGAGTCAGGAGCCAACCCAGGCAGGAAGCTGCAGTGCCAGGCTGGGCCACCACCCTACCCGGCACCCACTCTGGGGCCGCCCCTCAGGAGGCCCAGCTACTACAAGTGGTACTGGACTCAGTCAGGGACACTGGGGACACTTCCCGAGTTTaggagcctggggaaggggcgcCCACCTGGGCGAGCGGGGTTGTCTGCCCTCTTCCCGGCCCTTTGGCTTCCCCTTTTGCCCAGGCCCAGCCTTGTCCCTGCCGCAGGCCCCAGATCTGCGCTGGCGGCTCGCAGATGCCTCAGATTCCCAGACCTTTGAGCCGGCCAGTGGACTCCGCGCCGGGGGCCGCCGGGAGGTGCGCAGCCCGTCGGCCCGGCTCGCCCGGTTCCGGCGCCTTCTAAGCTCCGAGGCCAAAATACCTGCGGgccgggggctggaggaggagcgCCCGGGACGGGAAAGCCCAGCTGGCGGGGGGCGCCGGCCGCAAGCGAGGCTGCGGGGAGCGGCGGGGAGCGGAGGAGAGGTCCGGGCGCCAAGGGGGCCGCGGGCACGCAGAGCCGGGACGGTGCCCGGGGCCAGGGAGGCCGCCGGCCGTGAGGACGGCGCGCAGGTGGGCGCGCTCACCTGGCTCCCGCTCACCTGTCGGGCTGGGCGGTCAGGCccgggagggaaggaaaaggaaggagggaggcgaGGAGAC contains:
- the PDLIM2 gene encoding PDZ and LIM domain protein 2; the protein is MALTVDVVGPAPWGFRISGGRDFHTPIIVTKVTERGKAEAADLRPGDIIVAINGESAEGMLHAEAQSKIRQSPSPLRLQLDRSQAASPGQTNGESSVEVLATRFQGPRRTHIDSQSSLRSPCSSPASLSPRPGSPFSTLPTSSPHALTGEAVTSHSFQSLTHSPGLAAEDHLSYGGRPGSRQAGLGPAGDSAVLVLPPPPLPSPGPRSSSPRLSVASEGESHLLREDSEVFKMLQENREARLPPRQSSSFRLLQEALEAEERGGMPAFVPSSLSPQSALPTSRALATPPKLHTCEKCSASIANQAVRIQEGRYRHPGCYTCADCGLNLKMRGHFWVGDELYCEKHARQRYSTPLTLSSQA